One segment of Manduca sexta isolate Smith_Timp_Sample1 chromosome 27, JHU_Msex_v1.0, whole genome shotgun sequence DNA contains the following:
- the LOC115455773 gene encoding CCR4-NOT transcription complex subunit 1 isoform X2, translated as MNLDSLTFSLSQINYLVVNLNKKNFKQTSQELSQLVSLYGLEAENQLLRCLLSEAGKTLWDSDRPSSTYNSIHASLLGQHLASLLHHPAKSTVVCRAVDQPARALQKVLKPSNALLNRLSRLLKLTTAEDVAFSLVLRRNSTKSEIVSLAKQHLKKRFLDLVQCYLDAERGHQVERAGLQECSPEVLQTLLTSLAHENFRLAAVTKDLFLKRLRGDFPREVVPIVLAPLLYPDDTQTPLEEMTTADDMAVAMMDNSLAEIIREIGYAFTSSVEECKNHMLNFGAREPTAIDVARIISVMIRYHTSGIPVPEVPPIQTPGNYWMTHESKKDLQNEWNAEVFVQTLKDLASNLNWKEVILQLDHPEFLVPDRIGLSLLFTILRMGLQSAGYPANVFPTEYLYRRWTNLDGQMSLITHVLKHPDIFSFADYPYHPVSIDILKSPPEVDNKEVGTWRCLYLIELLIHAAERGYYMQVHELFKMPLQHCPDILLLALIQIGPPITVFRTELLTTLFPIFLGNHPNSGIVLHHAWHTQNPNVKPLIMHAMADWYLRGESDQSKLSRILDVAQDLKALSLLLNVQSFPFVIDLACLASRREYLKLDKWLTDKIRDHGESFVSAMVKFLQRRCPQILGKGPEEQLPKAAQLPPDTITTMLACLQLCIPNVQPELQEAIYNVIAACQTVILSKTRSNIAGIARPHNRILETPFNPAGLGGQLFTPHVDPIVNLTPNVANLSLGAPGNTAFAMPGTLGPLVTAPGSPVRLMGAGPNSPFAMMPIQHNPNVANIGALARMAPAPMMDKPRLPDPIHFPEMMHNVAKEIEDEANGYFQRIYNHPPHPTLSIDEVLDMLKKFQDSPSKREREVFSCMLRNLFEEYKFFPQYPDKELHITAQLFGGIIEKGLVPSYVSLGLALRFVLDALRKAEGSKMYYFGIAALDRFKSRLKDYHKYCEHVRAIPHFSEFPPHLIEYVEYGLQSQEPPTKPQGPVLPASLAAMLNQTAVVTVTAPYRAMVCAPAAISVMSKVAVCPGGSLGSRPSIANATNIDTLLTATDREEKINSPPEPIQDKTAFIFNNLSQLNLQTKCEELKEIITEEYFPWLSQYLVMKRASIELNFHALYSNFLDVLKIREINKMVTKETYRNIRVLLRSDKGIANFSDRSLLKNLGHWLGMLTLARNQPILHVDLDLKALLLEAYHKGQQELLYVVPFVAKVLESCAKSVVFKPPNPWTMALMNVLAELHQEPDLKLNLKFEIEVLCKNLSLDIANLKPSIYLKDPEKLRLIEFQLSQPKPNKEVVAAMPVNQSMVPPPQMTMMPPPMIPTEDMTVPAPMPTGGLVPNDPHLMGVLGLPEPRFNYLDVNVSSTSAFGQKISFNPHIILFQNYPHLKQFVKPAIERSIQEWIHPVVDRSIKYALTTCEQIIRKDFALDPDEVRMRTCAHHMMRNLTAGMAMITCREQIISTISANLKTAFITALMPSTQQQKEIIESAAAVLATENMELACAFIQKTAVEKALPELDKRLMNDYEMRKIARQEGRRYYDAMVVSYQTERIPERVRLRVGGPVDLQISVYDEFACNIPGFVPVRDAGIFIPKPSAQEQMPQLTFSQVINPAQLYGTDEMSALITSAEMFLANSLGVASLTMQSANMHALLECMFIARRNRDIVSGCTLLQKAVEGILDGHIVQSAVSSEHIEMMGRYRDIHLRVLKLLEDARVYGHVWTTKQITCCITECREELRYNIEAVDCLIRNHLVNMPQYDIAMAHMMDNGNNYMAVAFAMQLVQLYLVDDRNNMYVNESDLYHTTETLVRIVSMSRQPPPEGLGSLIEILRVNQDPSAYLGERSPLGPTAHIHSGILQVRSQNYDDPPGLQEKTENLLREWRNVLLSPLTEIELAQNFNLYVHRMNMNGILKSDDMITRFFRIATQMCIENVYQQLNEDRLNPPPVPPKRDKYYTMCDSFIKLVSLLIKNTADSGNPTPKLNLLNKILGIIAGCLLQDHEEHGVNFQQLPYHRLLLILFLDMNMAEPVLESMNYQILTAFCHTLRIIRPGVAPGFCYAWLEVVAHRAFVNRVLAVTPQQKGWGMYSTLLIDLFKFLDPFLRNTELAAPVMMLYKGTLKVLLVLLHDFPEFLCDYHYGFCDEIPPNCIQMRNLILSAFPRNMRLPDPFTPNLKVDLLAEITLSPRAVVNYATMIPSSQFKKDLDAYLKARAPVTFLSELRSNMQISDDPAATEPGRRYNSQLMNAVVLYVGTQAIAHIRAKGQTPNMSTIAHSAHMDIFQNFTVDFDYEGRYLFLNAIANQLRYPNSHTHYFSCCLLYLFAEANSEAVQEQITRMLLERLIVNRPHPWGLLITFIELIKNPIYKFWTHEFVHCAPEIEKGGVKSAAPK; from the exons ATGAACCTGGACTCTTTAACGTTTAGCTTATCTCAAATCAATTATCTTGTCGTAAATTTAAACAAGAAGAACTTTAAGCAGACGAGTCAAGAGTTGAGTCAG CTTGTCAGTCTATATGGGCTGGAAGCAGAAAATCAACTCTTGAGGTGCCTGCTTTCTGAGGCAGGAAAGACACTCTGGGACAGTGATCGTCCCAGCTCAACATACAATAGCATCCACGCATCACTTTTAGGACAACATTTGGCGTCTCTGCTCCATCACCCTGCAAAATCGACTGTAGTCTGCAGGGCGGTTGACCAGCCCGCTCGCGCACTTCAGAAG GTATTAAAACCCTCAAATGCGTTACTTAATCGACTATCGAGGTTGTTGAAATTAACTACAGCAGAGGATGTTGCGTTCTCCTTGGTGTTGAGACGCAATTCCACAAAGAGTGAAATCGTATCACTTGCAAAACAACATTTGAAGAAAAGATTTTTGGATCTAGTGCAGTGCTATCTCGACGCAG AACGAGGTCATCAAGTGGAGCGAGCAGGACTTCAGGAATGCAGCCCTGAAGTTTTGCAAACACTACTTACCAGCCTTGCACACGAAAATTTTAGATTGGCAGCAGTGACTAAGGATTTGTTTTTGAAGCGATTGAGAGGCGACTTTCCTAGAGAAGTAGTGCCGATCGTACTCGCTCCTCTGTTGTATCCGGACGATACCCAGACTCCTCTTGAGGAGATGACCACAGCTGACGATATGGCCGTAGCCATGATGGACAACTCGTTAGCGGAGATCATTCGAGAAATCGGATACGCGTTTACGTCATCGGTAGAAGAATGCAAGAACCACATGTTGAATTTTGGCGCACGAGAGCCGACAGCTATAGATGTAGCCAGGATTATATCTGTCATGATTAGGTATCATACATCTGGTATACCAGTACCAGAAGTACCACCAATACAGACGCCTGGTAACTATTGGATGACCCATGAGTCCAAAAAAGATCTACAAAATGAATGGAACGCCGAAGTCTTTGTACAGACATTGAAAGATCTCGCATCGAATCTAAATTGGAAAGAAGTAATATTACAACTGGATCATCCAGAGTTCCTTGTCCCTGATAGAATTGGCTTGAGCCTCCTCTTTACCATTCTACGAATGGGTTTGCAGAGTGCTGGATATCCAGCAAACGTATTTCCCACAGAATATCTTTATCGTAGATGGACAAACCTGGATGGACAGATGTCGCTTATCACCCACGTACTAAAGCATCCAGACATCTTCAGTTTTGCCGATTACCCCTATCACCCTGTATCAATAGACATATTGAAGTCACCTCCTGAAGTAGACAACAAGGAAGTGGGAACATGGCGTTGCCTGTATTTGATAGAATTACTAATACATGCCGCCGAGCGTGGTTATTACATGCAAGTTCACGAACTATTCAAGATGCCACTCCAGCATTGTCCCGACATTCTGCTGTTGGCATTAATACAGATAGGCCCGCCTATCACTGTTTTCAGAACGGAGTTGTTAACAACTctttttccaatttttttagGAAATCATCCAAACTCAGGCATCGTCCTGCATCACGCTTGGCATACACAAAATCCCAATGTAAAGCCTCTCATTATGCATGCAATGGCCGATTGGTATCTGCGTGGTGAAAGTGATCAGTCCAAACTGTCCAGGATTCTGGATGTGGCGCAAGATTTAAAGGCTCTTTCCCTTTTGTTAAATGTTCAATCATTCCCATTCGTGATTGACCTGGCGTGCTTAGCGTCTAGGCGAGAATATCTCAAATTAGACAAGTGGTTGACCGATAAAATAAGGGATCATGGCGAATCTTTCGTCTCAGCTATGGTGAAGTTTTTACAGCGGCGATGTCCGCAAATACTGGGCAAGGGTCCAGAGGAGCAATTGCCGAAGGCCGCACAACTGCCGCCAGACACCATCACTACTATGTTGGCTTGCCTTCAGCTATGTATTCCTAATGTGCAGCCAGAGTTGCAGGAAGCCATATACAACGTAATAGCCGCTTGCCAGACCGTAATACTGAGTAAGACAAGGTCTAATATCGCCGGCATAGCTCGGCCTCATAATAGAATATTGGAGACACCTTTCAATCCAGCTGGTCTTGGGGGCCAACTATTTACTCCACATGTTGATCCTATAGTCAATTTAACGCCTAACGTAGCGAATTTGAGTTTAGGAGCTCCTGGTAATACCGCGTTTGCTATGCCTGGAACGCTTGGACCCTTGGTAACGGCGCCTGGGTCTCCAGTGAGATTGATGGGTGCTGGACCCAACAGCCCCTTTGCTATGATGCCAATACAGCACAATCCGAACGTAGCGAATATTGGTGCGCTTGCTAGGATGGCTCCGGCTCCGATGATGGACAAACCGCGTTTGCCGGATCCTATTCATTTCCCTGAGATGATGCACAACGTTGCGAAGGAGATAGAAGATGAAGCCAACGGATATTTCCAGAGGATATACAATCATCCTCCGCATCCTACACTGTCTATAGATGAGGTACTTGATATGCTTAAGAAGTTTCAAGATTCGCCCAGTAAAAGAGAACGTGAAGTATTCTCGTGCATGCTTAGAAATCTGTTCGAGGAATATAAATTTTTCCCACAGTACCCTGACAAAGAGTTACACATAACAGCACAGTTATTTGGTGGGATTATTGAGAAAGGATTGGTGCCGAGTTACGTATCTCTGGGTCTTGCATTGCGTTTCGTCCTTGATGCATTACGCAAGGCGGAAGGTTCGAAGATGTATTACTTCGGCATAGCAGCCCTAGACAGATTTAAGTCGCGCCTCAAAGATTACCACAAATATTGTGAGCACGTGCGGGCGATACCGCATTTTAGTGAATTTCCACCACATTTAATAGAATATGTCGAATACGGTCTACAGAGCCAGGAGCCACCGACCAAGCCCCAGGGTCCAGTGCTCCCGGCAAGCTTGGCCGCCATGTTGAATCAGACtgctgtcgtcactgtcacagCCCCATACAG GGCGATGGTTTGCGCGCCAGCGGCGATCTCAGTAATGTCGAAAGTGGCGGTTTGCCCCGGTGGTAGTCTGGGCAGTAGACCTTCTATAGCCAACGCCACCAATATTGACACACTCCTCACAGCTACAGATCGGGAAGAAAAGATCAACTCACCTCCAGAACCGATTCAAGACAAGACagcattcattttcaataaccTCAGTCAATTAAATTTACAGACGAAATGTGAAGAGCTCAAGGAAATTATTACAGAAGAATATTTCCCATGGCTTTCCCAATATCTAGTCATGAAGCGTGCCTCTATAGAGCTTAACTTCCACGCATTATATTCCAATTTCCTTGACGTTCTTAAAATCCgcgaaataaacaaaatggttACAAAAGAGACGTATCGTAACATAAGAGTGTTGCTGCGCTCAGACAAGGGAATAGCTAATTTCTCGGATCGATCGTTGCTCAAGAATCTTGGTCACTGGCTTGGCATGCTGACTCTAGCGAGAAATCAGCCCATTCTTCATGTGGACCTTGATTTGAAAGCTCTACTACTGGAAGCTTATCATAAAGGACAGCAGGAACTGTTATACGTCGTGCCTTTCGTCGCCAAAGTTTTAGAATCGTGCGCCAAAAGCGTCGTGTTCAAACCTCCCAATCCATGGACCATGGCTTTGATGAATGTTCTAGCAGAACTTCATCAAGAGCCTGACTTGAAATTGAACTTGAAGTTTGAAATTGAAGTGCTTTGTAAGAATCTTAGCTTAGACATTGCCAATTTGAAGCCGTCAATCTATTTGAAAGATCCGGAGAAACTGAGACTGATTGAATTTCAACTGTCGCAGCCAAAACCGAACAAGGAAGTGGTTGCCGCAATGCCTGTGAATCAATCGATGGTGCCACCTCCGCAGATGACAATGATGCCTCCGCCGATGATTCCGACGGAAGACATGACGGTCCCAGCCCCTATGCCTACCGGTGGCCTCGTGCCCAACGACCCCCACCTCATGGGCGTGTTGGGCCTCCCCGAGCCGCGATTTAACTATCTAGACGTGAATGTGTCGTCCACCTCTGCTTTCGGACAGAAGATATCTTTCAATCCTCACATCATACTGTTCCAGAACTATCCACACTTGAAACAGTTTGTTAAGCCCGCGATCGAACGTTCGATCCAAGAATGGATACACCCTGTTGTAGACAGATCGATAAAATACGCTTTGACGACTTGCGAACAAATTATAAGGAAAGACTTCGCACTTGATCCTGATGAAGTGCGTATGCGAACGTGCGCTCATCACATGATGAGAAATCTGACGGCAGGTATGGCGATGATCACCTGTCGAGAACAGATCATCAGTACCATCAGTGCCAACCTGAAAACTGCGTTTATCACTGCTTTGATGCCTTCTACTCAACAACAG AAGGAAATAATTGAAAGCGCGGCTGCAGTACTCGCTACAGAAAACATGGAACTGGCCTGCGCTTTTATTCAGAAAACAGCTGTCGAGAAGGCTTTACCCGAACTCGATAAACGTTTAATGAACGATTACGAAATGAGAAAAATCGCCCGCCAAGAAGGCAGGCGGTATTACGACGCCATGGTAGTGTCTTACCAGACCGAGAGAATACCCGAACGTGTTCGATTGCGTGTCGGTGGACCCGTCGACCTGCAGATATCTGTTTACGACGAATTTGCTTGCAACATTCCCGGCTTCGTGCCTGTAAGAGATGCCGGCATATTCATCCCGAAGCCATCTGCGCAGGAGCAGATGCCGCAACTGACTTTCAGTCAGGTGATCAACCCGGCACAACTGTATGGCACGGACGAGATGAGCGCGCTGATCACTTCAGCAGAGATGTTCTTGGCTAACTCGCTGGGCGTGGCTTCATTGACCATGCAATCTGCCAATATGCACGCTCTGCTTGAGTGCATGTTCATAGCACGGAGGAATCGCGATATAGTTTCTGGTTGCACATTGTTGCAAAAG GCAGTGGAAGGTATTCTGGACGGTCACATTGTTCAGTCCGCTGTGAGCAGCGAACATATTGAAATGATGGGCCGCTACCGTGACATCCATCTGCGCGTGTTGAAGCTTCTCGAAGACGCGCGGGTGTACGGCCACGTCTGGACCACTAAGCAGATCACGTGCTGCATCACCGAGTGCCGCGAGGAGCTGCGGTACAACATCGAGGCAGTGGACTGTCTCATCAGGAACCACCTTGTCAATATGCCCCAG TATGACATCGCAATGGCTCACATGATGGACAATGGTAATAACTATATGGCTGTAGCTTTTGCGATGCAGCTGGTCCAGTTGTACCTTGTTGACGACAGAAACAACATGTATGTCAACGAATCCGATTTGTACCACACCACGGAGACACTCGTGAGGATTGTGTCCATGTCTCGACAGCCGCCGCCCGAGGGTCTCGGCTCGCTTATCGAGATTCTGAGGGTTAATCAGGATCCAAGCGCATATCTAGGCGAAAGATCACCGTTAGGCCCTACTGCGCACATACACTCTGGCATTTTGCAAGTTCGG TCACAAAACTACGACGACCCACCAGGCCTTCAGGAGAAGACTGAGAATCTCCTCCGCGAGTGGAGGAACGTCCTGCTCAGCCCGTTGACTGAGATCGAACTAGCACAGAACTTCAACTTGTATGTGCACAGGATGAACATGAATGGCATACTCAAGTCGGATGACATGATCACACGCTTCTTCAGAATCGCCACGCAAATGTGCATCGAGAATGTTTACCAACAACTAAACGAAGATCGTCTCAACCCACCGCCGGTTCCTCCCAAAAGGGACAAATACTACACCATGTGCGACTCCTTCATTAAACTGGTGTCGTTGCTTATCAAGAACACGGCGGATAGCGGCAACCCTACGCCCAAGTTGAATCTTTTGAATAAG ATTCTGGGAATTATTGCTGGCTGCCTGCTGCAAGACCATGAAGAGCATGGTGTCAACTTCCAACAGCTCCCATACCACCGTCTGCTGCTCATTCTGTTTCTCGACATGAACATGGCTGAGCCAGTTCTTGAATCTATGAACTATCag ATTCTCACCGCGTTCTGCCATACACTACGCATTATCCGGCCCGGTGTTGCCCCCGGTTTCTGCTACGCTTGGCTCGAAGTGGTCGCACATCGAGCCTTCGTCAACAGAGTACTTGCCGTCACGCCACAGCAAAAG GGCTGGGGCATGTATTCGACGCTGCTGATCGACTTATTCAAGTTCCTCGACCCGTTCTTGCGCAACACTGAGCTCGCGGCACCAGTCATGATGCTTTACAAGGGCACACTTAAAGTGCTGTTGGTTTTGCTTCACGACTTTCCTGAATTCCTGTGTGACTACCACTACGGCTTCTGTGACGAGATACCGCCTAATTGCATCCAAATGAGGAATCTAATTCTCTCGGCGTTCCCAAGAAACATGCGCCTCCCGGACCCTTTCACTCCCAATCTGAAGGTAGATCTATTGGCTGAGATCACGCTGTCGCCGCGCGCAGTCGTCAACTATGCCACGATGATACCTTCATCACAGTTCAAGAAGGACCTCGACGCGTATCTGAAAGCGCGTGCTCCTGTCACTTTCCTTTCAGAATTAAGGAGCAATATGCAG ataaGCGACGATCCGGCGGCGACCGAGCCCGGCCGACGATACAACAGCCAGCTAATGAACGCGGTAGTGCTGTACGTAGGCACACAGGCGATCGCACACATACGCGCCAAAGGACAGACGCCGAACATGTCCACCATCGCGCATTCGGCGCACATGGACATCTTCCAAAACTTCACCGTTGACTTCGACTACGAGGGACG ATACCTGTTCCTGAACGCAATCGCGAATCAGCTGCGGTACCCGAATAGTCACACGCACTACTTCTCGTGCTGCCTGCTGTACCTGTTCGCGGAGGCCAACTCGGAGGCGGTGCAGGAGCAGATCACGCGCATGCTGCTCGAACGGCTCATCGTCAACAGACCACATCCGTGGGGGCTGCTCATTACATTCATCGAGCTCATCAAGAATCCCATCTACAAGTTCTGGACTCATGAGTTCGTGCATTGCGCTCCAGAGATTGAGAA GGGTGGTGTGAAAAGTGCGGCACCTAAATAA